The Urbifossiella limnaea nucleotide sequence GCGCGGCCACGCGCCAGTGCGGCGTTACTCGCACCTGGTCCGCGAGCCACCGCGCGTTGTCCAGGTCGCGCCGCAGCCGCGCCTGCAAGCCGCTCAACCCTTCCGAACGGAGGAGGAACCACAGCTTCAGCGCCCGGAAGCGACGGCCCAGGGGGACGCCCCAGTCGCGGTAGTTCGTCACCCGCCCGTCGGCGGCCGTGCGGAGGTAGCTGGGGTTAGTGGACATGACGCGGATGAGGTGGTCCGGGTCGCGGGTGTAGAACAGCGAGCAGTCGAAGACGGCGCCGAGCCACTTGTGCGGGTTCAGCAGCAGCGTGTCGGCGCGCTCGATGCCGTCCCACATCCAGCGGCACTCGGGCAGGATCATCGCCGAGCCGGCCATCGCGGCGTCGACGTGGAGCCAGAGCTGGTGCCGGGCCGCGACCTCGGCAATGCCAGCGATCGGGTCGAGTGCCGTGGACGCGGTCGTTCCCGTCGTGGCGACCACGGCGCACGGCCGCTTCCCGGCCGCGGCGTCGGCGGCCACCATCGCGGCGAGGGCGTCGGGGCGCAGGGCGAATGCGTCGTCGTGCGGCACGGCGCGGACGTTCTCACGGCCGAACCCCGCCAGCAGCGCCGCCTTCTCCACCGAGCTGTGACTCTGGGCCGAGACGTACACGGTGAGCGGTTTGGGTTCGGCCTGCAAGCCGCCGCGGGCGAGGGAAAAGTTCGTGGTTCGCTCGCGGGCGCACAGCAGGGCCAGCAGGCTGCCGGTCGAGGCGGTGTCCTGGATGACGCCGCTCCACGCCGGCGACATACCGAGCGCCTGCCGCATCCAGCCACACACGACTTCTTCGAGTTCGGTGAGCGCGGGGCTGGCCTGCCAGTTCAGCCCGATGACGCCGAGGCCAGTGCTGACGAGATCGCCGAGCACGCTGGCGAGCGCGGCGTTAGACGGGAAGTAGCCGAAGAAGCGCGGGTGCTGCCAGTGCGTGACGCCGGGCATCACGACGCGGTCGAGGTCGGCGAGGACGGCGTCGAACGGCTCCGGCTCGGCGGGGGGCTCCGCCGGCAGCGCGGCCTTCACCTGCCCGGGTTCGGTCTGCGAGATCACGGGCCGGGCTGCGACGCCGGCACGGTAGTCGGCGAGCCAGTCGATCAGCCGGTGGCCGTGGGCGCGGAACTCATCGGGTGTCATCGAACAGCCGGTGCAGGTGAATGTGGTGCGGGCCGAGCTTGCCGCCGTAGTTGCCGGCGGTGATGCGCACCACCCCCGGCAGGCACGCGGCCCGAACGCCGGCGCGGGTCGCCGCCTCCACCGTCGGCAGGTCGAGCCCGTCGAAGACGAGTTCGTAGACGGCGTTCACGCCCTCGGGCAGCGCCGACGCCACCGAGCCGCGGAGCGTGGGGCAGTAGGCGTCGTTCGTGCTCGCCTTCAGCGCCTTGTACTTGCTCCCCACCTTGCTGCCGCTGCGGACCACGCCGCCGGGGAACGGCAGGATGACGCCCGGCACCGCCCGCACCGCCGCGACCGCCGCCTCGGCCGCCGCCAGCGCCACCGCCTGCGAATAGCCCAGAATCAGGAAGTTGCCGCCGCCGACGCCCTTCACCGTG carries:
- a CDS encoding pyridoxal phosphate-dependent decarboxylase family protein yields the protein MTPDEFRAHGHRLIDWLADYRAGVAARPVISQTEPGQVKAALPAEPPAEPEPFDAVLADLDRVVMPGVTHWQHPRFFGYFPSNAALASVLGDLVSTGLGVIGLNWQASPALTELEEVVCGWMRQALGMSPAWSGVIQDTASTGSLLALLCARERTTNFSLARGGLQAEPKPLTVYVSAQSHSSVEKAALLAGFGRENVRAVPHDDAFALRPDALAAMVAADAAAGKRPCAVVATTGTTASTALDPIAGIAEVAARHQLWLHVDAAMAGSAMILPECRWMWDGIERADTLLLNPHKWLGAVFDCSLFYTRDPDHLIRVMSTNPSYLRTAADGRVTNYRDWGVPLGRRFRALKLWFLLRSEGLSGLQARLRRDLDNARWLADQVRVTPHWRVAAPVPLQTVCVVHEPPGVTGEALDAHTRAWAERVNRSGRAYLTPATLGGRWVVRVSVGAEQTTRADVEALWALVRSAAAGDAPGLA